In Tribolium castaneum strain GA2 chromosome 4, icTriCast1.1, whole genome shotgun sequence, one DNA window encodes the following:
- the LOC659905 gene encoding sialin, translating to MAPGLETLKRGSIQLQRVAQKVVNDQIGSRHVLAVFIVTGFVLCGVVEQSASVALRANSTSSYSAAEFAEYVENTSYITRYCQPPSNKSIVHVVRSIPHIEIPMTRTDETEAVLRQAFMWGSLVSPLAASRVAARVGAERLFGAGVLGTGVVAIMVPASWLTPSHVAIRIVQGIFVGATFPAAHMLAVTWIKTKHVSAFVSLYTAVNLGYAVVGILGTLLVRSCGRDFLSYVIAMSSFLWYFLWWRFVEESLHPNRPKRDEHRNLPWRRLLTSKPAWACGITVIGSQWADATLMLGVTKYLKLVYGFSIEYQDILQSLPHIGHFFAAITFGVVVDHVRQSGIVSTTTARKLFVYISHFPPAALMFVLGYTGCDPAAPAALYTAALAFTAATPAGAFASAADIAPNFAGTVFGLCQTVGAAGLLAANYVVSEGLHGSFAGWWRLVFGVSSAVLLTTAAFFMAMGSGSVQDWNAPGDIEPELEPMEEPSRLDSVLE from the exons atggCCCCAGGCTTAGAAACTTTGAAAAGAGGTAGCATTCAACTCCAAAGAGTTGCACAAAAAGTTGTCAACG ATCAAATTGGATCGAGACACGTTTTGGCGGTATTTATAGTCACAGGCTTCGTCCTTTGCGGAGTAGTCGAACAAAGCGCATCTGTGGCTTTAAGGGCAAACAGTACTTCCAGTTATTCAGCAGCTGAATTCGCAGAGTATGTCGAAAACACCAGTTATATCACGCGCTATTGTCAACCACCGTCTAACAAATCGATAGTCCACGTTGTACGATCAATTCCACACATCGAG aTTCCAATGACGCGAACTGACGAAACCGAAGCCGTGCTGAGGCAAGCTTTCATGTGGGGCAGTCTTGTCTCCCCCTTAGCAGCAAGCCGAGTTGCCGCAAGAGTCGGAGCAGAACGTTTATTTGGGGCTGGGGTTCTTGGAACAGGGGTTGTGGCAATCATGGTACCGGCATCGTGGCTCACACCAAGCCATGTTGCCATAAGGATAGTTCAAGGGATTTTTGTG GGTGCAACTTTTCCGGCAGCTCATATGCTGGCGGTGACTTGGATCAAAACCAAACATGTCAGTGCGTTTGTTTCTTTATACACAG CTGTTAATCTCGGATATGCGGTCGTCGGGATTTTAGGGACGCTACTGGTCAGAAGTTGCGGTCGCGATTTCTTAAGTTATGTCATTGCAATGTCTTCGTTTCTGTGGTACTTCCTGTGGTGGAGATTCGTTGAAGAGTCTTTACACCCCAATCGGCCAAAACGAGAC GAACATAGAAACCTGCCTTGGCGCCGCTTACTCACTTCCAAGCCAGCTTGGGCTTGCGGTATCACAGTAATAGGGAGCCAATGGGCCGATGCTACTCTCATGTTAGgtgttacaaaatatttaaaactagTTTACGGATTCTCAATCGAATAT CAAGACATCCTGCAGTCATTACCACACATTGGCCATTTTTTCGCAGCTATCACTTTCGGAGTGGTCGTAGACCACGTAAGACAGTCGGGAATCGTGTCGACAACAACAGCACGGAAACTATTCGTTtacattt CACATTTTCCTCCTGCCGCTCTAATGTTCGTTTTGGGTTACACCGGCTGCGATCCTGCGGCTCCTGCAGCTCTCTACACTGCTGCTTTGGCCTTTACTGCAGCCACCCCAGCTGGGGCTTTTGCCAGTGCAGCTGACATTGCCCCAAATTTTGCAG GCACTGTGTTTGGTCTGTGTCAGACCGTCGGGGCTGCTGGCCTTCTCGCCGCAAATTACGTGGTGTCCGAAGGTTTACACGGCTCA TTTGCAGGTTGGTGGCGCCTGGTTTTTGGCGTCTCATCCGCTGTGCTTTTGACAACAGCTGCGTTTTTCATGGCGATGGGGAGCGGCTCAGTGCAGGACTGGAACGCCCCAGGCGACATAGAGCCAGAGCTGGAACCTATGGAGGAACCTTCTCGGCTGGATTCCGTTCTTGAGTAA
- the LOC100141622 gene encoding uncharacterized protein LOC100141622 isoform X1: MADLTKITPLFLLLLLCKKSLCAESESKEVLVESESKDGKLEIIKQIKKVNDDGSYTIGYEADDGSFKIESRDVLGNIKGTYGYIDDAGQIKRVSYSTSNSSEILPKPDQPSVVQRIPKTNRTQIYTSSTKRPFYSTTQSTPTSTTALQRLAKLRSQSTTTTEKPNYSEVVNMESEIKTTSKPHIVYPSSTPRILLQGRSTVRSTAATHTQTQKSEGQLIRPEIVTARPTELPLFRRLALKHPLLGDDKHVADGSEVRSNILRRQLSQEKSDFDPQQHVFTLQQALGSDATDVYSGSVTTGTPRPLFTTTSRPRALLSTTTTPTVVSRPTIRYPVNYQRTVLQDLESNTQYAQETTTTEATVNDATPTPVPVVQIPANRANQEPLVAIRHPFQRGTILVPLSQLQGRVVPVDINDNLSQYGRQNEQNTQKPDVEPQPIYVRRLPPPQFRPIPVQVDENGYIRDLQRQPNGQPIPYPVPVPPQKYNDVDNDIDEISPPVSTRDFQKLLHQLILRQTRLERISALTDPRRHPELYQPRYRPVYRPTPVPYYQQNGPVQFLSDDNVQQRQRQYVHISPEQQVAIRQQQRQDQEVYQNGQSYIPMRRVARLLQPGEDQRLENKDEYLPPDVREMLLLRMLQLAINPALPLSEDEMVQGTTPVPQYKKAPVRNVEILGEEPEEKRPVRSKRYREPHMDYYEQ; the protein is encoded by the exons ATGGCAGATTTAACAAAG ATTACTCCGTTGTTTTTGTTGCTCCTTCTTTGCAAAAAGTCACTCTGTGCAGAGAGTGAATCGAAGGAAGTACTAGTCGAGTCAGAGTCAAAGGACGGCAAGCttgaaataatcaaacaaattAAGAAAGTCAATGACGATGGCTCCTACACTATAGGTTACGAAGCCGATGATGGGTCGTTCAAAATCGAAAGTCGGGACGTTTTAGGGAATATTAAGGGAACTTACGGGTATATAGACGACGCTGGACAAATTAAAAGAGTGTCTTACAGCACGAGCAATTCTAGTGAGATTTTACCAAAACCGGATCAACCATCCGTGGTTCAAAGAATCCCCAAGACAAATCGCACCCAAATTTACACTTCGTCAACCAAACGCCCGTTTTATTCCACAACTCAGTCGACCCCAACCAGCACAACGGCCCTCCAAAGACTCGCCAAACTGCGCAGTCAGTCAACAACAACCACCGAAAAACCAAACTACAGCGAAGTGGTTAACATGGAAAGCGAAATCAAAACCACAAGCAAACCGCATATAGTGTACCCAAGCTCGACACCCAGAATCTTGCTACAAGGTAGATCAACAGTTAGATCAACCGCAGCAACACACACCCAAACCCAAAAATCCGAAGGTCAGCTAATTAGACCAGAAATTGTAACAGCTAGGCCAACAGAACTGCCATTGTTCAGACGACTTGCTTTGAAACACCCACTTTTGGGTGACGACAAACACGTGGCGGATGGATCCGAAGTCAGGAGTAACATCTTGCGGAGACAATTGTCCCAAGAGAAATCTGACTTTGATCCCCAACAGCACGTTTTCACGCTACAGCAAGCTTTAGGTAGCGACGCGACTGACGTTTACAGTGGTTCCGTAACCACTGGAACCCCACGACCTTTGTTCACTACTACGTCCCGACCTAGGGCTCTTTTAAGTACGACCACAACACCAACAGTGGTCTCGAGACCAACTATACGGTATCCAGTAAACTACCAAAGGACTGTATTACAAGACTTGGAAAGCAACACACAGTATGCGCAAGAAACAACAACCACGGAAGCAACGGTTAATGACGCGACCCCAACCCCGGTCCCAGTGGTCCAAATCCCGGCGAACAGAGCCAACCAAGAGCCCCTTGTTGCAATAAGACACCCGTTCCAAAGGGGTACTATTTTGGTACCGTTGAGCCAATTGCAAGGACGAGTGGTTCCAGTTGATATCAATGACAATCTCAGTCAATACGGAAGACAAAATgaacaaaacactcaaaaaccGGATGTTGAGCCGCAGCCTATTTACGTGCGGAGGTTGCCACCGCCCCAGTTTAGACCAATTCCGGTCCAAGTCGACGAAAATGGATATATCCGAGACTTGCAAAGGCAACCAAACGGCCAACCCATTCCGTACCCTGTCCCAGTCCCGCCCCAAAAATACAATGATGTGGACAACGATATTGACGAAATCAGCCCTCCTGTCAGTACCCGAGACTTCCAAAAGCTCCTGCACCAATTAATTTTGCGCCAAACCCGCTTGGAACGCATCAGTGCTTTGACTGACCCGAGACGCCACCCAGAATTATACCAACCGAGGTATAGGCCAGTCTATCGCCCAACACCTGTCCCATATTACCAACAAAACGGCCCAGTACAATTTTTATCCGACGATAATGTGCAACAAAGGCAAAGACAATACGTCCACATTTCGCCAGAACAGCAAGTTGCAATTCGTCAGCAACAACGCCAAGACCAAGAAGTGTATCAGAACGGGCAGTCTTACATTCCCATGAGACGAGTGGCGAGGCTTCTGCAACCAGGGGAAGACCAACGTCTTGAAAATAAAGACGAATATCTTCCCCCAGATGTTAGGGAAATGCTCTTGTTGCGGATGCTCCAACTTGCCATAAACCCAGCATTACCACTGAGCGAGGATGAGATGGTGCAAGGAACAACCCCCGTGCCACAATACAAGAAGGCTCCAGTTCGGAATGTGGAAATTTTGGGGGAAGAACCCGAAGAGAAACGGCCCGTGAGAAGTAAAAGGTACAGAGAGCCACATATGGATTATTATGAACAATAG
- the LOC100141622 gene encoding uncharacterized protein LOC100141622 isoform X2 translates to MADLTKITPLFLLLLLCKKSLCAESESKEVLVESESKDGKLEIIKQIKKVNDDGSYTIGYEADDGSFKIESRDVLGNIKGTYGEILPKPDQPSVVQRIPKTNRTQIYTSSTKRPFYSTTQSTPTSTTALQRLAKLRSQSTTTTEKPNYSEVVNMESEIKTTSKPHIVYPSSTPRILLQGRSTVRSTAATHTQTQKSEGQLIRPEIVTARPTELPLFRRLALKHPLLGDDKHVADGSEVRSNILRRQLSQEKSDFDPQQHVFTLQQALGSDATDVYSGSVTTGTPRPLFTTTSRPRALLSTTTTPTVVSRPTIRYPVNYQRTVLQDLESNTQYAQETTTTEATVNDATPTPVPVVQIPANRANQEPLVAIRHPFQRGTILVPLSQLQGRVVPVDINDNLSQYGRQNEQNTQKPDVEPQPIYVRRLPPPQFRPIPVQVDENGYIRDLQRQPNGQPIPYPVPVPPQKYNDVDNDIDEISPPVSTRDFQKLLHQLILRQTRLERISALTDPRRHPELYQPRYRPVYRPTPVPYYQQNGPVQFLSDDNVQQRQRQYVHISPEQQVAIRQQQRQDQEVYQNGQSYIPMRRVARLLQPGEDQRLENKDEYLPPDVREMLLLRMLQLAINPALPLSEDEMVQGTTPVPQYKKAPVRNVEILGEEPEEKRPVRSKRYREPHMDYYEQ, encoded by the exons ATGGCAGATTTAACAAAG ATTACTCCGTTGTTTTTGTTGCTCCTTCTTTGCAAAAAGTCACTCTGTGCAGAGAGTGAATCGAAGGAAGTACTAGTCGAGTCAGAGTCAAAGGACGGCAAGCttgaaataatcaaacaaattAAGAAAGTCAATGACGATGGCTCCTACACTATAGGTTACGAAGCCGATGATGGGTCGTTCAAAATCGAAAGTCGGGACGTTTTAGGGAATATTAAGGGAACTTACGG TGAGATTTTACCAAAACCGGATCAACCATCCGTGGTTCAAAGAATCCCCAAGACAAATCGCACCCAAATTTACACTTCGTCAACCAAACGCCCGTTTTATTCCACAACTCAGTCGACCCCAACCAGCACAACGGCCCTCCAAAGACTCGCCAAACTGCGCAGTCAGTCAACAACAACCACCGAAAAACCAAACTACAGCGAAGTGGTTAACATGGAAAGCGAAATCAAAACCACAAGCAAACCGCATATAGTGTACCCAAGCTCGACACCCAGAATCTTGCTACAAGGTAGATCAACAGTTAGATCAACCGCAGCAACACACACCCAAACCCAAAAATCCGAAGGTCAGCTAATTAGACCAGAAATTGTAACAGCTAGGCCAACAGAACTGCCATTGTTCAGACGACTTGCTTTGAAACACCCACTTTTGGGTGACGACAAACACGTGGCGGATGGATCCGAAGTCAGGAGTAACATCTTGCGGAGACAATTGTCCCAAGAGAAATCTGACTTTGATCCCCAACAGCACGTTTTCACGCTACAGCAAGCTTTAGGTAGCGACGCGACTGACGTTTACAGTGGTTCCGTAACCACTGGAACCCCACGACCTTTGTTCACTACTACGTCCCGACCTAGGGCTCTTTTAAGTACGACCACAACACCAACAGTGGTCTCGAGACCAACTATACGGTATCCAGTAAACTACCAAAGGACTGTATTACAAGACTTGGAAAGCAACACACAGTATGCGCAAGAAACAACAACCACGGAAGCAACGGTTAATGACGCGACCCCAACCCCGGTCCCAGTGGTCCAAATCCCGGCGAACAGAGCCAACCAAGAGCCCCTTGTTGCAATAAGACACCCGTTCCAAAGGGGTACTATTTTGGTACCGTTGAGCCAATTGCAAGGACGAGTGGTTCCAGTTGATATCAATGACAATCTCAGTCAATACGGAAGACAAAATgaacaaaacactcaaaaaccGGATGTTGAGCCGCAGCCTATTTACGTGCGGAGGTTGCCACCGCCCCAGTTTAGACCAATTCCGGTCCAAGTCGACGAAAATGGATATATCCGAGACTTGCAAAGGCAACCAAACGGCCAACCCATTCCGTACCCTGTCCCAGTCCCGCCCCAAAAATACAATGATGTGGACAACGATATTGACGAAATCAGCCCTCCTGTCAGTACCCGAGACTTCCAAAAGCTCCTGCACCAATTAATTTTGCGCCAAACCCGCTTGGAACGCATCAGTGCTTTGACTGACCCGAGACGCCACCCAGAATTATACCAACCGAGGTATAGGCCAGTCTATCGCCCAACACCTGTCCCATATTACCAACAAAACGGCCCAGTACAATTTTTATCCGACGATAATGTGCAACAAAGGCAAAGACAATACGTCCACATTTCGCCAGAACAGCAAGTTGCAATTCGTCAGCAACAACGCCAAGACCAAGAAGTGTATCAGAACGGGCAGTCTTACATTCCCATGAGACGAGTGGCGAGGCTTCTGCAACCAGGGGAAGACCAACGTCTTGAAAATAAAGACGAATATCTTCCCCCAGATGTTAGGGAAATGCTCTTGTTGCGGATGCTCCAACTTGCCATAAACCCAGCATTACCACTGAGCGAGGATGAGATGGTGCAAGGAACAACCCCCGTGCCACAATACAAGAAGGCTCCAGTTCGGAATGTGGAAATTTTGGGGGAAGAACCCGAAGAGAAACGGCCCGTGAGAAGTAAAAGGTACAGAGAGCCACATATGGATTATTATGAACAATAG